The following are encoded in a window of Rosa chinensis cultivar Old Blush chromosome 4, RchiOBHm-V2, whole genome shotgun sequence genomic DNA:
- the LOC112196544 gene encoding protein LAX PANICLE 2 isoform X2 translates to MTMVPSAHHQNLSRQQQHPHLYGGYGGCGANYYNNTAPDDESFGGHLMNQVEEGGYDQYSYCNNNNNTITDQSYLLASSDLVVVNGPMAEDESRTNSLNNEAEAGSSSKAPVDEDQRDERWLQLSIGGHTASSADVQAPERRSSLRGSSSASGLIELDLLSANISSPSSSSSRQFQLQQAARSSTTPMFHVPDHHHQIRVPNFGTNLMNTTSNLYFQHPGMGMGMGMSSSLPPSFPQHQHQEVNWGFRPLIPHHNNHIGNSASTSTSSSSFMQLGPASSSYFARPFQLQHHHLHHGGGAGPSLDFRVVDPPRRPQSGIWFMLQASQNQKEPFLPQIPKSYLRIKDGRMTVRLIKKYLVNKLRLDSESEVRILITSFF, encoded by the exons ATGACCATGGTTCCTTCTGCACATCATCAAAACTTATCCAGACAACAACAACATCCTCATCTCTACGGTGGTTATGGTGGCTGCGGTGCCAATTATTACAACAATACGGCGCCGGACGACGAGAGCTTTGGTGGTCATCTTATGAATCAAGTAGAGGAAGGTGGTTATGATCAGTATAGTTAttgtaataacaataataatactatTACTGATCAATCTTACTTACTAGCATCTTCCGATCTAGTAGTGGTTAATGGTCCGATGGCCGAAGATGAATCAAGAACTAACAGTCTTAACAACGAAGCCGAAGCGGGGTCAAGTTCTAAAGCTCCTGTAGATGAAGATCAGAGAGACGAGAGATGGCTCCAATTGAGTATAGGCGGCCACACCGCTTCCAGTGCAGACGTCCAAGCTCCGGAAAGAAGAAGCTCGTTAAGGGGTTCATCATCGGCATCCGGATTGATTGAGCTTGATCTGTTATCAGCAAATATATCGTCGCCGTCGTCGTCATCGTCACGGCAATTTCAGTTGCAACAAGCAGCCAGGTCTTCCACGACTCCCATGTTTCATGTTCccgatcatcatcatcaaatccGTGTTCCTAATTTCGGCACTAATTTGATGAACACTACGTCTAATTTATATTTTCAACACCCCGGAATGGGAATGGGGATGGGAATGAGTAGTTCTTTGCCGCCGAGCTTTCCTCAACACCAGCACCAGGAGGTTAACTGGGGATTTAGGCCATTGATCCCTCATCATAATAATCATATAGGGAATAGTGCTTCAACTTctacctcttcctcttcttttatgCAACTGGGACCAGCATCCTCCTCCTATTTTGCACGCCCATTTCAACTtcaacatcatcatcttcatcatggtGGTGGTGCTGGGCCGAGCTTAGATTTCAGAGTTGTTGATCCTCCTCGGCGGCCCCAGTCTGGCATCTGGTTTATGCTACAAGCCTCACAAAATCA aaaagaaccGTTCTTGCCCCAGATACCTAAAAGCTACCTCAGGATCAA GGATGGAAGGATGACAGTTCGATTGATAAAGAAGTATCTGGTTAATAAGCTAAGACTCGACAGCGAATCAGAGGTACGTATCCTCATAACTTCCTTTTTCTAG
- the LOC112196544 gene encoding uncharacterized protein LOC112196544 isoform X1, translated as MTMVPSAHHQNLSRQQQHPHLYGGYGGCGANYYNNTAPDDESFGGHLMNQVEEGGYDQYSYCNNNNNTITDQSYLLASSDLVVVNGPMAEDESRTNSLNNEAEAGSSSKAPVDEDQRDERWLQLSIGGHTASSADVQAPERRSSLRGSSSASGLIELDLLSANISSPSSSSSRQFQLQQAARSSTTPMFHVPDHHHQIRVPNFGTNLMNTTSNLYFQHPGMGMGMGMSSSLPPSFPQHQHQEVNWGFRPLIPHHNNHIGNSASTSTSSSSFMQLGPASSSYFARPFQLQHHHLHHGGGAGPSLDFRVVDPPRRPQSGIWFMLQASQNQEKNRSCPRYLKATSGSRMEG; from the exons ATGACCATGGTTCCTTCTGCACATCATCAAAACTTATCCAGACAACAACAACATCCTCATCTCTACGGTGGTTATGGTGGCTGCGGTGCCAATTATTACAACAATACGGCGCCGGACGACGAGAGCTTTGGTGGTCATCTTATGAATCAAGTAGAGGAAGGTGGTTATGATCAGTATAGTTAttgtaataacaataataatactatTACTGATCAATCTTACTTACTAGCATCTTCCGATCTAGTAGTGGTTAATGGTCCGATGGCCGAAGATGAATCAAGAACTAACAGTCTTAACAACGAAGCCGAAGCGGGGTCAAGTTCTAAAGCTCCTGTAGATGAAGATCAGAGAGACGAGAGATGGCTCCAATTGAGTATAGGCGGCCACACCGCTTCCAGTGCAGACGTCCAAGCTCCGGAAAGAAGAAGCTCGTTAAGGGGTTCATCATCGGCATCCGGATTGATTGAGCTTGATCTGTTATCAGCAAATATATCGTCGCCGTCGTCGTCATCGTCACGGCAATTTCAGTTGCAACAAGCAGCCAGGTCTTCCACGACTCCCATGTTTCATGTTCccgatcatcatcatcaaatccGTGTTCCTAATTTCGGCACTAATTTGATGAACACTACGTCTAATTTATATTTTCAACACCCCGGAATGGGAATGGGGATGGGAATGAGTAGTTCTTTGCCGCCGAGCTTTCCTCAACACCAGCACCAGGAGGTTAACTGGGGATTTAGGCCATTGATCCCTCATCATAATAATCATATAGGGAATAGTGCTTCAACTTctacctcttcctcttcttttatgCAACTGGGACCAGCATCCTCCTCCTATTTTGCACGCCCATTTCAACTtcaacatcatcatcttcatcatggtGGTGGTGCTGGGCCGAGCTTAGATTTCAGAGTTGTTGATCCTCCTCGGCGGCCCCAGTCTGGCATCTGGTTTATGCTACAAGCCTCACAAAATCA agaaaagaaccGTTCTTGCCCCAGATACCTAAAAGCTACCTCAGGATCAA GGATGGAAGGATGA